A part of Variovorax sp. HW608 genomic DNA contains:
- a CDS encoding nucleotidyltransferase domain-containing protein, protein MHRDPLPQPIKRSLSAAASPHFFFLADAIAVANEPTPSQLEALERSYMATGQFVMDSPEFKGLVLQVHAQGSRAIGTLVRPRRERPEGFDVDIVIRLQRDALVRFGNSPVRLINELHKVIERYANAHGLALTRWERCVTLEYADGMCVDLTPIVEDERFSIPHGGTHARVPDRELQLFDPTNPMGLVRTFDDAARVRANFTRQLIVKSSAMDSAAELVQLPNADQVQSRLLSRLVQLLKLHRNVKFGSALNLDLSPRSVFVTSLAASAYVMRAPIAHESPLDLLLDIVATMPLLFRRCSLPSGGEHWDLPNPTAPGDNLASGMNAPGRQAAFLQWHASLVSDLERVIACIERRAGQDVLQTLVEQSFGKRAAQALQAATAPKAAPPNLPVTSLTSNIGTGRIVSVGTAIPSVTVAAPTRAHRFFGDQ, encoded by the coding sequence ATGCATCGTGACCCCCTCCCGCAGCCCATCAAGCGGAGCCTGTCCGCGGCCGCATCTCCGCATTTCTTTTTCCTGGCGGACGCGATCGCCGTGGCCAACGAGCCAACCCCCAGCCAGCTGGAAGCACTCGAGCGTTCGTACATGGCGACTGGGCAGTTCGTCATGGATTCTCCCGAGTTCAAGGGTCTGGTCTTGCAGGTGCACGCCCAAGGCTCGCGCGCCATCGGAACTCTTGTGCGACCGCGCCGCGAGCGGCCTGAGGGCTTTGACGTCGACATCGTGATCCGCCTGCAGCGTGACGCATTGGTGCGCTTCGGCAACAGCCCAGTTCGGCTAATCAACGAGCTGCACAAGGTGATTGAACGCTACGCCAATGCGCATGGACTAGCTCTGACCCGCTGGGAGCGCTGCGTCACGCTTGAATATGCCGACGGCATGTGTGTGGACCTGACGCCGATCGTTGAGGACGAGAGGTTCAGCATCCCCCATGGCGGGACGCACGCTCGCGTCCCCGACCGCGAACTTCAACTATTCGATCCGACGAATCCGATGGGGCTCGTGCGCACGTTCGATGACGCCGCAAGGGTGCGCGCGAATTTCACCAGGCAACTGATCGTGAAGTCGAGCGCGATGGATTCTGCGGCGGAACTAGTGCAACTGCCCAACGCAGATCAGGTCCAGAGCAGGCTACTGAGCAGGTTGGTGCAGTTGCTCAAGCTCCATCGCAATGTGAAGTTCGGGTCGGCGTTGAACCTGGACCTCTCGCCGCGGTCCGTGTTTGTGACGAGTCTGGCCGCCAGCGCATATGTGATGCGTGCACCCATCGCACACGAGAGTCCCCTCGACTTGCTCTTGGACATCGTCGCAACCATGCCGCTGCTCTTCCGTCGCTGCTCTCTGCCGAGTGGCGGCGAACACTGGGACCTTCCGAACCCTACCGCGCCCGGTGACAACCTCGCCAGCGGCATGAACGCGCCCGGACGCCAAGCTGCATTTCTGCAGTGGCACGCTTCGCTGGTTTCGGACCTTGAGCGTGTGATCGCTTGCATCGAGCGGCGTGCTGGTCAAGATGTGCTGCAGACTCTGGTCGAGCAGAGTTTCGGCAAGCGCGCCGCTCAAGCACTGCAGGCCGCAACGGCCCCGAAGGCAGCGCCGCCCAACCTGCCGGTTACGAGCTTGACGAGCAACATCGGCACTGGTCGGATCGTCTCGGTCGGAACCGCGATCCCCAGCGTGACCGTTGCGGCGCCAACCCGTGCGCATCGATTCTTCGGCGATCAATGA
- a CDS encoding SLATT domain-containing protein, with protein sequence MIGTTVSPVVTEALLKEARRIEEDAIHSAKRQFNACDFWGRLHYWLGVPATLLAAGASTAIAKSAPELAQVLGLLATLFVTLLTFLKPNDRAVQHRGVGNQYLALRSDARMFCEIDSVENKDDTKKVEALRRLAQRRTELNEIAPPTSRRAFEKAREGISQGEARYRVDEVEK encoded by the coding sequence ATGATTGGAACCACCGTGAGCCCTGTAGTCACCGAAGCACTGCTCAAGGAAGCCCGGCGCATAGAAGAGGATGCAATCCACTCGGCCAAGCGACAGTTCAACGCTTGCGATTTTTGGGGGCGGCTGCACTACTGGCTCGGCGTCCCGGCAACCCTCCTTGCTGCAGGTGCGAGCACAGCAATTGCCAAGAGCGCGCCGGAACTGGCGCAGGTTCTGGGACTTTTGGCGACGCTGTTCGTCACGCTGCTGACGTTCCTGAAACCGAACGATCGTGCCGTGCAGCACCGAGGGGTTGGGAACCAATACCTGGCGTTGCGCAGCGACGCGCGCATGTTCTGCGAGATCGACTCAGTCGAAAACAAGGACGATACGAAGAAAGTCGAGGCATTACGCCGCCTTGCGCAGCGACGCACGGAGCTGAACGAAATCGCACCTCCAACCTCGAGACGAGCTTTCGAAAAGGCGCGCGAAGGAATCTCTCAAGGAGAAGCTCGGTATCGTGTTGACGAGGTCGAGAAGTGA
- a CDS encoding AAA family ATPase, whose product MADHVACSSRSRGPLTIPPLHLWGPPGVGKTRFASDLAKALEAPIRRQSMENAQTTSLLLGTERHWSNAAPGIVFEEIVLGDFANPVFLIDEIDKAPRGGQYDPVAPLHSLLEPLTATKVRDASLDMEFDASLAIYIATSNDPHKVPSTLLSRFRQFEIRSPRGEDALQVARVVVSTAIEQRAVPGFAVPDRALAHKLAHLTAREISQAVHDAVARAAGAGRSKLVESDFPAEVLGVDRRPLLH is encoded by the coding sequence GTGGCTGATCACGTCGCGTGCTCCTCGCGCAGCCGAGGACCCCTCACGATCCCTCCGCTGCATCTATGGGGTCCGCCGGGCGTGGGCAAGACGCGCTTTGCGAGCGACCTGGCCAAGGCCCTGGAGGCGCCCATCCGGCGCCAGTCGATGGAGAACGCCCAGACCACGTCGCTTTTGCTCGGCACGGAGCGACATTGGAGCAACGCGGCGCCAGGCATCGTCTTTGAGGAGATTGTTCTCGGGGACTTCGCCAACCCCGTATTTCTGATCGATGAAATCGACAAGGCCCCGCGCGGTGGCCAGTATGACCCTGTTGCGCCACTACATTCGCTGCTGGAGCCCCTAACTGCCACGAAGGTCCGTGACGCATCATTGGATATGGAGTTCGATGCGAGTCTGGCCATCTACATCGCGACCTCGAACGACCCTCACAAGGTGCCGTCCACCCTGCTATCGCGATTCAGGCAATTCGAGATTCGATCGCCCCGAGGAGAGGATGCTCTGCAGGTCGCAAGAGTTGTCGTGTCTACGGCGATTGAGCAGAGAGCAGTACCAGGATTCGCAGTGCCTGATCGTGCACTGGCGCACAAGTTGGCCCACCTGACCGCTCGAGAAATTTCGCAAGCTGTGCACGATGCCGTGGCGCGAGCGGCCGGCGCGGGACGCTCGAAACTGGTCGAAAGCGATTTCCCGGCTGAAGTTCTCGGAGTCGATCGGCGACCGCTCCTCCATTAG
- a CDS encoding IS1380 family transposase — translation MRPFIVKQLDYDLTPVAGLALVGHHLKRLAPVFRHIDTALRVVGGVANSDILRSYVGLLVQGKSDFDAIENFRGDAFFKQALGIKLLPSSPTLRQRMDARAGDLFDFMPPLIETLLAGARPDYGVLPCGWVALDVDTFAMDNGGTAKDGVGRTYAGVDGYCPLAAYLGSHGFCLELALRPGVQHSASETQFNFERVIPMAQRLSAAGPKAPILARLDSGFDSAALMRVIESYNHAGQPQVDWLIKWNPRTTHVVALAERLDADAATLWEHPRAGKRVTVWEESLSIEGIERPLRRVLRLTERTIDAKGQLLIEPKFTLDGWSTSLEARQFDAKTVIALYADHGTHEQFHSEFKTDLDLERLPSGKFDTNYLVCELAALAMNILRLMGQAGLHGPNAPVRHAAKRRRIKTVMQELIYRAGRLIEHGRRVILGLGANDRAASAFERLHWQLAGTGG, via the coding sequence ATGCGCCCCTTCATCGTCAAGCAACTCGACTACGACCTCACGCCCGTGGCGGGGTTGGCCCTGGTGGGACACCACCTGAAGCGACTCGCCCCGGTGTTCAGGCACATCGACACCGCGCTGCGCGTCGTCGGCGGCGTGGCCAACAGCGACATCCTGCGCAGCTACGTCGGGCTGCTGGTGCAGGGCAAGAGCGATTTCGATGCGATCGAGAACTTCCGCGGTGATGCGTTCTTCAAGCAGGCACTGGGCATCAAACTGCTGCCTTCGAGCCCGACGCTGCGCCAGCGCATGGATGCCCGCGCGGGCGACCTGTTTGACTTCATGCCGCCGCTGATCGAGACACTGCTGGCTGGCGCGCGCCCGGACTACGGCGTGCTGCCTTGCGGCTGGGTGGCGCTGGATGTCGATACGTTCGCCATGGACAACGGCGGCACCGCCAAGGACGGCGTGGGGCGCACCTATGCCGGGGTCGATGGCTACTGTCCGCTGGCGGCCTATCTGGGCTCGCACGGGTTCTGCCTGGAGTTGGCGCTGCGCCCGGGCGTGCAGCACTCGGCGTCGGAGACACAATTCAACTTCGAGCGCGTGATCCCGATGGCGCAGCGCCTGAGTGCGGCGGGCCCGAAGGCGCCGATCCTGGCGCGCCTGGATTCTGGCTTCGACTCGGCGGCGCTGATGCGCGTCATCGAGTCCTATAACCATGCCGGCCAGCCGCAGGTGGACTGGCTGATCAAATGGAATCCGCGCACCACCCACGTGGTGGCGCTGGCCGAGCGACTCGATGCCGACGCAGCCACGCTCTGGGAGCATCCGCGCGCGGGCAAGCGCGTGACAGTGTGGGAGGAATCGCTGTCCATCGAAGGCATCGAGCGGCCGCTGCGCCGCGTGCTGCGCCTGACCGAGCGCACCATCGATGCGAAGGGGCAGCTGTTGATCGAACCCAAGTTCACGCTGGACGGCTGGAGCACGAGCCTGGAGGCCAGACAGTTCGATGCGAAGACCGTCATCGCCCTGTACGCCGACCACGGCACGCACGAGCAGTTCCATTCCGAGTTCAAGACCGACCTCGACCTGGAGCGGCTGCCCTCGGGCAAGTTCGATACCAACTACCTGGTGTGCGAACTCGCGGCGCTGGCCATGAACATCCTGCGCCTGATGGGCCAGGCCGGGCTGCACGGGCCGAATGCGCCAGTGCGTCACGCGGCCAAGCGCCGGCGCATCAAGACGGTGATGCAGGAGCTCATCTACCGCGCCGGTCGTCTCATCGAGCATGGCCGGCGCGTCATCCTCGGCCTGGGGGCCAACGATCGCGCGGCCAGCGCCTTCGAGCGATTGCACTGGCAACTTGCCGGCACCGGCGGCTGA
- a CDS encoding TnsD family Tn7-like transposition protein: MAPRGPLPFTPLHQKDETLYSHLGRVNAHNCCAGSSRRFLHEVFGDMKAVSSADLPSRLDSMLDRWPEVSPYPTVDEVIEKTTQYPYHRSFMPAERWKELVRRASCGPGSSLKTWLGLVAHRFSASAMFRSCIECDRLSWDINGVLYWHRSHMLPGVVVCPIHRMPLIEHFMQSKDSERSALRLPPLAGTLAIVTRSSLSSLTRFSVTSGDALWSEDRSLTGDLCVATYRARLRELGLCSTSGRVRWAELSSLILESNDGFRGWSVGERISQRTGSVLGWLYGLLRDRERLCHPLTHIVLINLLFDSFAAYAAAAKEAQGPDLSNISPRTEEILDPVPPVDVANCDVSCRVAAIELGISVTTVVKRRRALGLPISERRKTLTPDRLAIVRKRLATGVPPAQVAQEAHVSLSSVYRIRSETAGLASHPMKVSDEEVVAYRKRWVSTGLRASSFRQRRVLDGAAYAWLYRHDRDWLTANRGRAALPVGRKLRQARIDWDKRDENYARRIAALSDDQRGRSPRKRVSASALLRGTGAQTSIRAHLYRLPKTREALRTCSESVGSFQKQRYAQAAASLVGSDGFFAQWKALKLAGLRQAPADGEVERERKG; the protein is encoded by the coding sequence ATGGCTCCAAGAGGCCCCCTCCCCTTCACGCCTCTGCACCAGAAGGACGAGACGCTCTACAGCCATCTCGGACGTGTGAACGCCCACAACTGCTGCGCGGGCTCGAGCCGGCGTTTTTTGCATGAGGTCTTTGGGGACATGAAAGCTGTCTCCAGTGCCGACCTCCCCTCAAGGCTCGACTCGATGCTCGACCGCTGGCCTGAGGTCAGCCCGTATCCAACGGTCGACGAGGTGATCGAGAAGACGACTCAGTATCCCTACCACCGGTCCTTCATGCCCGCGGAACGTTGGAAGGAGCTTGTTCGGCGCGCGTCTTGCGGCCCCGGAAGCTCATTGAAGACCTGGCTCGGCTTGGTCGCTCACCGCTTCTCCGCCAGCGCGATGTTTCGTTCATGCATCGAATGCGACCGGCTGTCATGGGACATCAATGGCGTGCTCTACTGGCACCGGTCCCACATGCTGCCGGGCGTCGTGGTCTGCCCGATCCACCGGATGCCCCTCATCGAGCACTTCATGCAGAGCAAGGACAGCGAGCGAAGCGCTTTGCGTCTTCCGCCACTCGCGGGCACTCTCGCCATCGTCACGCGTTCGTCCCTCAGCTCGCTCACTCGGTTTTCCGTGACCTCGGGCGATGCGCTCTGGTCAGAGGACCGCTCACTGACTGGCGACCTATGCGTCGCCACTTATAGGGCCAGGCTGCGGGAGCTGGGCCTTTGCAGCACTTCCGGGAGGGTTCGGTGGGCGGAACTTTCCTCGCTCATCCTGGAATCAAACGACGGATTTCGCGGGTGGTCGGTTGGGGAGCGAATCTCCCAACGCACGGGATCTGTCCTGGGATGGCTTTACGGGCTGCTTCGCGATCGCGAAAGGCTATGCCATCCTTTGACGCACATCGTCCTCATTAACCTCCTCTTCGATTCGTTTGCTGCATATGCAGCTGCGGCGAAGGAGGCCCAAGGCCCCGACCTCAGCAACATCTCGCCGAGGACTGAGGAGATCCTCGATCCAGTGCCACCCGTCGACGTTGCCAACTGCGACGTCAGTTGTCGGGTGGCGGCGATTGAACTCGGCATTTCCGTGACGACAGTGGTCAAGCGTAGACGCGCGCTCGGTCTTCCTATTTCGGAACGGCGCAAGACACTGACACCCGATCGCCTAGCCATCGTCCGGAAGCGGCTTGCCACGGGGGTCCCACCTGCACAAGTGGCGCAAGAAGCACACGTTTCATTGAGTTCGGTGTATCGGATCCGATCCGAGACAGCTGGTCTGGCTTCGCATCCCATGAAAGTGTCCGATGAGGAAGTGGTCGCCTATCGCAAAAGGTGGGTCAGCACGGGCCTGCGGGCCTCTTCTTTCAGGCAACGTCGTGTCCTGGACGGCGCCGCCTATGCGTGGCTCTACCGTCACGACCGTGACTGGTTGACGGCGAATCGTGGGCGCGCCGCCCTGCCGGTCGGTCGAAAGTTGCGGCAGGCCAGGATTGATTGGGACAAACGCGACGAGAACTACGCCCGTCGAATTGCCGCACTGAGCGACGATCAGCGCGGGCGATCGCCGAGGAAAAGGGTATCCGCCTCGGCATTGCTTCGGGGGACAGGAGCTCAGACCTCGATACGAGCGCATCTCTATCGCCTTCCGAAGACCAGGGAAGCACTGCGGACCTGTTCTGAAAGCGTCGGGTCGTTCCAGAAGCAGCGCTATGCGCAAGCGGCCGCAAGTTTGGTCGGTTCCGACGGGTTCTTCGCGCAGTGGAAGGCGCTCAAACTGGCCGGGCTGCGCCAAGCTCCCGCGGACGGCGAGGTCGAACGCGAAAGAAAAGGATAG
- a CDS encoding ATP-binding protein — protein MIEFRSIPAVYRPTGVKRYDGNPYIEALPQMEETKNDILDRIEYFPPIFTAKDRAKGELVRIAELARIGSIIYPFAEYRKPASNTTLNIREAYVSRNPCKVETQRRDTMIATMKDLNDEEAFRSIAFKSSALGQLIMAVSGSGKTTLGGGVLAPYCCVIEHTEYKGQPFRRRQIPVIPMSVLNNGSLMGFCIQFFETIDMVLGNTHYAREAKALRTIPLMTLLIRKVVKAVGLGLIFIDDVQNLRAVRGKQAEMVLDLFSYLLEIAGVSLLLSATPALEPVMARSVRNIRKLTTGGMSRFPVMTRHDPQWIALATAVWRYQNVKHPGPLTEDILDAWHACSGGNPAFTLLSFALAQRQEIGERETLDVSSFERVFETDMILLKPAIKALLSGKATDLQKFDDLVPKSGLMELLDQLGWARETTESAAGEPEFEELEEKDNEQQERPDAPARGEHKAGIPTRGKRKATPESATKGPATSKTPQRKARGLPSVKPSF, from the coding sequence ATGATCGAATTCCGTTCCATCCCAGCCGTGTACAGGCCGACCGGAGTGAAGAGGTACGACGGCAACCCTTACATCGAGGCTCTTCCACAAATGGAGGAGACCAAGAACGACATCCTGGACCGCATTGAATACTTCCCTCCGATCTTCACTGCGAAGGACAGAGCCAAAGGCGAGCTTGTTCGGATCGCCGAACTGGCTCGCATTGGATCGATCATCTATCCGTTTGCGGAATACAGAAAACCTGCCAGCAACACGACCCTCAATATCCGAGAGGCGTACGTCAGCCGCAATCCATGCAAGGTGGAAACGCAACGGCGGGACACCATGATCGCCACGATGAAGGATCTGAATGACGAGGAGGCATTCCGATCGATTGCTTTCAAATCGAGTGCGCTCGGCCAACTGATCATGGCCGTCAGCGGGAGCGGTAAGACAACGCTTGGCGGCGGGGTGCTGGCACCTTACTGCTGTGTGATCGAACATACGGAGTACAAGGGTCAGCCGTTCCGGCGCAGGCAGATCCCGGTGATCCCCATGTCAGTCTTGAACAACGGATCACTGATGGGCTTTTGCATCCAATTTTTCGAAACGATCGACATGGTTCTGGGAAACACGCACTACGCCAGGGAAGCCAAGGCTCTGCGAACGATTCCGCTGATGACCTTGCTGATCCGTAAAGTGGTCAAGGCCGTGGGTCTCGGCTTGATCTTCATCGATGACGTTCAGAATCTAAGAGCCGTTAGGGGAAAACAGGCCGAGATGGTCTTGGACCTCTTCAGTTACCTGCTCGAAATCGCAGGCGTATCCCTGCTTCTGTCGGCGACGCCCGCGTTGGAGCCCGTAATGGCAAGGAGCGTGCGTAATATCCGGAAGCTGACCACAGGAGGGATGAGCAGGTTTCCTGTCATGACCCGACACGATCCGCAATGGATTGCGCTCGCTACGGCCGTGTGGCGCTACCAAAACGTCAAGCATCCCGGTCCTCTGACAGAAGACATTCTCGATGCGTGGCATGCCTGCAGTGGCGGCAACCCGGCGTTCACCTTGCTGAGCTTTGCTTTGGCACAGAGGCAAGAGATCGGCGAACGGGAGACACTGGACGTATCGTCGTTCGAGAGGGTCTTCGAAACGGACATGATCCTTCTCAAGCCTGCCATCAAAGCACTGCTTTCAGGAAAGGCAACTGATCTTCAGAAGTTCGACGATCTGGTTCCCAAGAGCGGCTTGATGGAATTGCTCGACCAACTTGGGTGGGCGCGTGAGACCACGGAGAGTGCTGCAGGCGAGCCCGAGTTCGAAGAACTGGAAGAGAAGGACAACGAGCAACAGGAGCGGCCAGACGCCCCGGCGCGAGGGGAACACAAGGCCGGCATTCCGACCAGAGGGAAAAGAAAGGCAACACCGGAAAGTGCCACCAAAGGGCCAGCGACCTCCAAGACGCCCCAGCGGAAAGCCAGGGGCCTTCCTTCGGTCAAACCTTCCTTCTAG
- a CDS encoding TnsA endonuclease N-terminal domain-containing protein — MDWPHDPSLYPPYLQAAIRRGIGLGEGAAYQSWIKTSDFGSRGTCSNFEGIRINRPFHFLSSQEATYFLMEERNRENADIQEQHAILDIQSTMRLCARFGVKHIYRGRNPSPFTIDFVLSKRVGKKIVPHARSIKPPKELLKPKVVGRLNIEYQWCLEVGLDWAWVDTRDFTPELLSSLRFIRQWFVDRYEPNEATARRFADAFQRSFEMGAPLEELVQKAASRARQRDGLSLFRYCAWSDLIRLDLRRPISLDHSVILLP, encoded by the coding sequence ATGGACTGGCCCCACGATCCTTCTCTGTATCCCCCGTATCTGCAAGCCGCTATCCGGAGAGGAATCGGCTTGGGGGAAGGAGCTGCCTATCAGTCATGGATCAAGACATCCGACTTCGGATCTCGTGGCACTTGTTCGAACTTTGAAGGTATCAGGATCAACCGTCCTTTTCACTTTTTGTCGTCCCAAGAAGCTACCTACTTTCTCATGGAGGAACGCAACCGCGAAAACGCTGACATTCAGGAACAACACGCAATTCTGGACATCCAGAGCACGATGCGCCTCTGTGCGCGGTTCGGCGTGAAGCACATTTATCGGGGACGAAATCCAAGTCCCTTCACCATCGATTTCGTCCTCAGCAAGCGCGTCGGCAAGAAGATCGTTCCTCACGCACGAAGCATCAAACCTCCGAAGGAGCTGCTCAAACCGAAGGTGGTTGGGCGCCTCAACATCGAGTATCAGTGGTGCCTGGAGGTCGGGCTCGACTGGGCATGGGTAGACACGAGAGACTTCACGCCAGAACTCCTCAGCAGTCTGCGATTCATCCGGCAGTGGTTTGTGGATCGCTATGAGCCGAACGAGGCGACAGCCAGACGCTTCGCAGACGCGTTCCAACGCTCATTTGAGATGGGTGCACCCCTCGAGGAACTCGTGCAAAAGGCCGCATCCAGAGCCCGGCAACGGGATGGGCTCAGCCTCTTCAGGTACTGCGCATGGTCCGACCTGATCCGGCTCGACCTGCGGCGACCCATCAGCCTGGATCACTCAGTGATCCTCTTGCCATGA
- a CDS encoding TetR/AcrR family transcriptional regulator codes for MAVNEGARAIGKRAVSKQISEAGRELFERFGFEATSVDEIALLAGISPRTFYRYFSSKEELVLSWLDDLGPVVRRRLIERPASEPMLEALRRCLDPFSSLTGQQKREFDLVARLSQESPSLHSGILQHWEYWEHDLSLAIGIRMNVDTTQDDRPSFYAAFTMAGLRAAWRRRALIPRTKLATHLDRYFLLRSGPIPAQ; via the coding sequence GTGGCAGTGAACGAGGGTGCACGAGCAATAGGGAAGCGAGCTGTTTCTAAACAGATCTCCGAGGCGGGGCGCGAGCTGTTCGAGCGGTTCGGGTTCGAAGCGACGTCTGTGGACGAGATCGCTTTGTTGGCCGGAATTTCCCCGCGCACCTTTTACCGTTATTTCAGCTCTAAGGAGGAGCTCGTCTTGAGCTGGCTCGACGATCTCGGCCCCGTCGTACGACGACGTCTAATCGAACGCCCAGCTTCCGAACCGATGCTTGAAGCGCTGCGCCGCTGCCTCGACCCGTTCTCGTCATTGACAGGTCAGCAAAAGCGGGAATTTGACTTGGTGGCGCGCCTGTCCCAGGAATCTCCGAGCTTGCACTCTGGGATTCTGCAGCACTGGGAGTACTGGGAGCACGATCTGTCACTCGCTATCGGCATCCGGATGAACGTCGACACCACGCAAGATGATCGTCCGAGCTTCTATGCGGCCTTCACGATGGCCGGACTTCGTGCCGCTTGGCGACGCCGGGCCCTCATTCCTAGGACTAAGCTGGCTACCCACCTTGATCGCTACTTTCTCCTGCGGTCGGGCCCAATTCCTGCGCAGTAA